Below is a genomic region from Daphnia pulicaria isolate SC F1-1A chromosome 10, SC_F0-13Bv2, whole genome shotgun sequence.
GTGGCGGCCCGCGTCAAGAAGAGCGGGCCGGGGCTATTGTCAGATGAATGGACAGGGACTTGTTATCATAAGAGGCGGAAGCGGATGGGGCCGGGAGAAAAcccaagaggaagaagaagaagaggtaaAGTagggaacaaaaaagaatcaaaataaaataaagaaaggcaAGTTGTTGGTGACTGGCAATGGTTACTgtacactactactacttgccctcctcctccttattCAACCAGCAACTCGTACTCTATCATTTTAACTTATACATTACTCGCGCCGCCTTTGTTGGCACACTGACTCACGACGAAAAAGCAGGCTGTTTTACTAGTCCAAAAaggcgagagagagacaatCATATACGCGATCTGTTATTAGCTCTCACGAGAGTAGTGGGCAAAGTCCAGAAAAATCGCGGGACTGGCGCCAAAATCACAATGGgagcgaacgaacgaacgcgagaagaagaagcagtagAAGCCTTTAAGAGAGGTACTACACCGGCTTTGCTGATAGGTTTGTATGCCGTTTCACcaattaaaaatatatccatGGTGCTGAAATGAGTATGCGTGCCTAGAAGCAATAAATTGCGACGCTCCCAACCCCCCTTCCTTGCCCGTGGTACGAGTCAGTTCCACCGTCAAAGCTATTCATACGTGAAAGATGTGAACGTGTGCCTTGCGTAGCAACCAACCAGAGGCATTTCCAGCTTGACTGTCTAACTTTTGcgaaacaagaaatatgtcCAGCGCCGCACAAGAATATAAGAGAAAGAAGCTTAAGCTATCGCCAAATGGCAACTTAATATTACGATTGACGATGGCGCAACGGCCATCAAACTTTTGCCTGGCATCTAAAAATTGAGAAAGGTGATGGCTATATTCTGACAATGAAACGTTAGCCATTAGACATTTCCCCGATTCGTATCGAATAAAGTGCACGACGAAATATTATTGTCatcttcaaaaaaataaacattcaaGAGTCCACATATGGGAGAAATATTTTGGGTGAAATCGaaaagaaagttgacaacCTTTTGGTGATGAAAAGTCGCCATTTTAGAAATATTTACGACGAGcgcaaaaaattgtttttaacgtgcatttatttgaaaataatgaaaattacaCACACAAGTGCTACAACGGGTAGAGATTAATTAAGTAAGGGGAAAAGTAcatattaaaatttgaaaaagaaagaataaaagcgtaaaaagtaataaaaagtttaaaattttgtttttttttttgaacgcaTTATGAGGTTCAAAATTTCAAGTCATAGAATTAACCACgcaaaaattttttagatcCCGCCTGTTCTACATTTTCTTACGGGATATTTCACAAGAAAAAGACCCGCCCTAACAATACTTTAATCAATAGAGCGCGGCAACTTATAAAAGAATTCAGACGACACATATACGCTTGAAATGGAGCAGTATGGCAGTGAGAcatgaaaaagaagatttcaactttttttttgaacatttgaataataagcaaaaaaaaagaaattcatttcaatgCGCAGGTTGCGCATTATAGGGAACGCAGCTCTGATCGGTAATACTTAGCGGATTTCTCCTGTCCGTTAGCTGCTCAGAGCCGGGATACATGTAGAGATGAGAAGGATATGGATGCGTGGCCGTGGGAGTCGGCGGGAGCAGCAAACTATTTCTAAGCTCATGAAACGAATGGACAGGAGGACCCGCAATTGCCGAGTGAATGTGTTCATGAGAAATTTGCTCCTGCAATTCCCTCTGAAAATCGTTGAGAGGTACTGCAACCTTTTCCACCAAGACTTCTCTGGCTTTCCTGACATCGTGGGTAAGGGTTTGCAATTCGACAACAGACAAGTCGGGTTTTGACAGGGCATCTTTCAGTAATAACAGGTATCTTTTCAGGAGGGAACATTCAACGAGAATATtctcgcccagcagcagcgaaTACGGTTTACAGTCGGGCAGATTGGAAGCGAATGAAGACGGCGGCCCATTCAAACTCAACATCGCGGACGTCATAGAAGAATTGCTTTCACGTTTGGCCGCAGACTGGCGTGACGGCCGAGAGACGAGCGACGCTTGCaaagaagatgacgacgacgtGGGCCCAGGATTGCCCACTGATTGTGCCATTATGGAACTCGACGAGGCTCCATCAACGACGGTCGTCTTTTTGGAAGCTACGAGCTTTTCGTACACTTCCCTTTTCTTGTAACTACTTTCGCGATGCAGTTGAAAAGCGGACACGGGGTGCCCATCATCCACCGTCAATTCCTCCTCATTTTCCGACATTGTCGCCCAAATTCTTCTGcataaacaaaataatcacAATGCAATAAGTCAACTGAAATGAGttcagagaagagagaaaaacgtcTAAAACAATTTTAGCCTATTTAAGAATGGAAAAAGCGTAATCACTCCCAGGAAGACGGGAGACGAACAATGGAAAGCTGATTGAAATTCTGTCCCAGTGTCGCAGCAGCATGCGATTCTTCGAGTAGAGTTaatctactactactagttCTAgttgccgagagagagagagagagagagccaaggTTCGAAAAGTATTTCAAAAGCAACTTGAAAGTGGTCGGAAGCGAGCGCAACTTCTTCGACTTACTTTGTCACACACCAGGGGGAAACTAGTCAGTGTTACGACTTTGAACCTTGCCGAGAACCTTCTGTTACCATGTTGCAAGCCGGCCCGGCACACAACCCAGCGCTGAAGGCGAGAGCACACTGCGCTAAAGGGGAACTAGTGGAATACATTACTCGGCTCGTGTTTACGCTTTGCTACAAGTATCGAGCCGCTGCCGCTGCCGCTGTACCCCTCctcgtgtcgtcgtcgtcattttGAATACAAAACGAACCAAGGATTCCAATATCTGGCGACTAAAATTGCACACATCTTCAAGAACACTGAAATCGAAGGGTAACGGcgtagaaatgaaaaagtagcCATCTTTCAAAAAACGACAGATATTGCATTCTTTGACGAGCTCAGCGCTGCAGAAGAAACATgttgcaaaaacaaaaagcaaacACATGAGAGAGAAATAACATCTAGCTATCGACTTAAATGCTACACGACTCACATCTGTAATTGCAATCTCAAAAGGCAACGAAACGAAATCACCTTCTATATCATTATAGAGAACAGTTTGATTACAAAGCTTCAAAGTCAAATTCTACGCTGACAATGCTCTCCTCTCTCAACTGGTCCGCCTTTTGTGAACTCGATGACGTTGTGTAGCCGTGGGCC
It encodes:
- the LOC124314999 gene encoding uncharacterized protein LOC124314999: MSENEEELTVDDGHPVSAFQLHRESSYKKREVYEKLVASKKTTVVDGASSSSIMAQSVGNPGPTSSSSSLQASLVSRPSRQSAAKRESNSSMTSAMLSLNGPPSSFASNLPDCKPYSLLLGENILVECSLLKRYLLLLKDALSKPDLSVVELQTLTHDVRKAREVLVEKVAVPLNDFQRELQEQISHEHIHSAIAGPPVHSFHELRNSLLLPPTPTATHPYPSHLYMYPGSEQLTDRRNPLSITDQSCVPYNAQPAH